The sequence GCCATTCAACTCCCCTAGCTATTCCACCCAGAAACTATCGTAAGTCCAACTGTTTTTTAGTCCCAGTCTCATATTTCAGTTCCGCCCAGGCGTCGCACCAGCCTGCGGGGAGAGGGAATGGCAGATCCGCGTCATCATCCCAGCTCATGTCGCCGCCCAGCACGACGTTGTCTGCGCTGTTCAGCGCGGAGACAGCATGCTTGGCCTGCATGTGCCGCTCCGGGAGGTGCATCGACACCGGCGGCTCGGGGCACTCGAGCTGGGCCGTGGCGATGCGGATTGGCTTCATTGACCGAGGGGTAATGTCGGCCTCCAGGTAGCACTTGCCTGTAGGCGAAGTGCAGAAATTCCAGCGCGCGTAGCTCTCCAATGGAAGCTTGCTCAGCTGCAAGCGACAAATGAGCTTCTGCGTTAATTCACTGAAACAATTTCTAGGACTGGCAACTGGACTGATAGTAGTATGTACCAGTACCATCAGGCAGAATTGTCCTTCTGGGGGCACTGGTGAGCAGTGGTAGCCCTCCCACCATGCAAAACTCTCGAAGATCGAGTGGATGTACGGCGTGATCTCCTGGCCATGGATCCCACAAACATCTAAATGAACTCTGAGAATGGAATTTAGCACATGAATCAATACTAGCACATGAACAATAACCGTGAGTTTTTATTACCTGGAAAAAGATTACGTCCAGCGAATGTTCTTGAACGAGGTCACCGATGGCGGACGACGTCCTCGCGGGACCAGACGTTGTAGGTCATGAATTTGATCTCCCTCTTCCCATCCTAGATTACGAAAATGTAGGTAAGATCCACAGCTCGACCGACAAGttgaaagcaaaaataaaaataaaaaaataccatAGCTTCAAAGTAATGACCAAACTAATCAACATAGTGTTTACAAGCAAGTACAGTCGGCAAGAACAAATGCAAGGAGAGTGACGTTTTTTTGGTTATCCCGGTCGACACTTCAAGACCATACCGTATCTATATACTTCCTCCATTTTTATATAGAAGGCCACaaattcatactccctccgtcacggtttagaaggcgcgcTTGAAAATTCTCTGGGACCTAGGTAAAATTTAATGTCTTGCTTTGTAAACCAAATTTTAAATGGAATCATTAATACACTGTATGTATGCAAGGAGGGATAGAAAGCTGATTGGAgtgtcattatgactgcatgcatgcaagtattaaatagGTTGCTAGTTTAAGAAAATATTATTTACTTTTGCCTCGATTActattggtggccttgtatagatgcaaagtgTATTTTTCATAGTGGTCTTGTATAAATAAATGAAGGGGGtatctaaatagttcatccccactattcTATTTTTCTTGacactagtaagcatgcacgtgcaacgcacgcaTTATAATTTGCAATAAAACATCTATTTTGAATCTTATTTCTCTTTTAGAGAGTTTTATTACCGAGCCATTTAAGAAATCGGAATTCGTCAATTACAATGACATAAGAGAATAATTTATTAGAATACAAAATAAACTGAAAAATGTGGCTTATACTCCAGTAAGAGACATCATCAACCATACTGATGCACAAGTAAAGTTCATCTATTAAATCATCATTTGTTGGATTGGCAGACGATGAAAGGAGAAATAGTTGCGAGAAGAGCTTAACTTCTGATTCAAAATCAGACAATCTGTGGGATCTATGTTGTTTCCGTCATCTTGCATCTCATTGTTTCTTATGTTATCATCATTCAGTTCCGAGTCTAGTAAAATGGTAGCTAGTTATATAAATATTTTCAATAAATTTGTTTATCAACTTTTATAGATAGTTTTATAAAAAGCTACAActcaaaaaaataaatataaaagctTTTAAAATCATCAAATCATAAATCAGACACAGCGCACAAAATAGACTGCATCCTCTTAacagatttttttttgtttggaCAACGCCGCACTCACTCACTCACAGTCTCTCTGACCACTGTCTAATACTACTCCCCACCGCCCCCTCGGATTTCTCTGGTCACTTCCCCACCGCCCCGTCACAATTCTCCCCCATTCCCCATCCTACCATGGCCATCAGCTCCCTCTCTCCATCGCCGGCTCTTCATGGTCAGGCCGCCACTCCCCTTCATTCCCACTGCCGGCGCGAGGTCCGCAGcccctgctcttcctcctcttcatgttGAATCTGGTCGCGGAAGTGGCCGAGGAGGCCCTCAAGCTCGGCATGCTCGCGCGAGCAATCCAACAGTAGGCGCCGTCAGAGGCGGACGCGGAGGCACGGGACTCGCACGCCCCTGCTCTACCCTGCTCCCTCTTCGAATCTGGTCGCCGAAGTGCTCGAGGAAGCGCTAGAGCTCGGCATGCTCGCTGGCGAAGCCGGCCCCTTCTCTCCTCCTGAATCCTGATGCGAGGGAGGTCCCCCATCGCCGATGGAGGCGTACCAGAAAGTGCAGGAGTTCGACTTGTCCAGCGGCGCTGATTGGAAGACGACCGCCAACGTCCTCTTCACGGTGCCCCCAAGCACAAGGAGTTCGGGTGAGCATTAGGCAGTAAACTAATTTCTAGGGGACATGAGCCCGAACAGTTATTGTTCGAGGACAGCTGAAGCGAATAGCACATCTCGTTGCAAATTTATCACCATACACCAGTATGATTGATATATGATATGGGATGGGATAGGAATGCACTGCTTGAATATTAAAATTTATAGGTAATTCTTTTCTGTCACCGATGTTTCACTGGTAGAATCTATCAGTTGAGTTTGACATGAACCCTGTTCGTGGAGCACACAGATCATGGAAAAATTATGGTGCGTTTTGTTCAATTTTATTTGCCTAATAACCATACCCTTCTGCTAGGAATTACCCACTAATTCTGTGAGAATCCTACTCCGCTAATTCCAAGCTCTGAGAGGATTTTCCTTTCTCATACTGAGATAGCAATAGAAGTTGATTTAAATCTTAGATATGTGACTCTTATTTTGTTCACGTTCAACAAATCATGTCTGGACTGAAGCTAGGAAAGTTCCCTGTGTGTTCTAATAATAAGGTCATGGAAATACAAATTGCATATTTCGTCAGGATGAGAAGGCGAGACTAAGATCAATATCTGCTCGGGGGCCATCTTGTGTTCTGCGTGGCGCTGCCTTCGCCGCCGCCCGGCGGTGAGGGCACCGAGTTGTGTCTCATGCATCGCTACCTGACGTCCACTCTAGGAACCGGGCTTGGTGGCCAATGGGGCCAGGAAGGTCCCAGATCGGAGGTCCCTGCTTGCCAACTCGCAGTTAGTTTGCATGATACAGTTAGTTGAAGTTGTTCCTTAAGTAGAATGCGATTAATCACGTATGGCCATTAATACAATCAGATCGTTGGGGCATGCATAAATATACTTGAATTTTAAATTAGCGCGTCAAGAGGTTTAGTTAGTGTCGCTCCCTGCTGTAATTATAGCTGGATATGTCGTTCCTGTTCTTAAAACTTAACAATCAGATGTATAGAATTTTGGTAGATAAGCTGACATTTGAAGGGGCAGTAAACATTAAACATTTCAGATGGTGATTGGGAATATCTGATATGTCCCCATTGTGTGTTTCCTGTTGTAGATAAATCTGCTTGCAAGGCTCTGGATGATATATCCATTTTCATCAATTGCTCAAGGGTGTGGTCAGTTGGAGAAGACATTACTATGATTTTTTTTCAGGTGATGAATTGTAACCTTATATCCTTTATTACTTGAAATTCAAAATCATTGGAAACAGTCGGTAATTACTTTGGAGAGAATCCTTTATTATTTTCTGTCTTGTTCATATTCAGCATAGGATGTATATCATTAAAACCATCATGCTATATTATTGTTCATGTTCAGCATAGGATGTGCTTTATTATATGTTAGACAATTGCTGCCTATATATTATTAGTATGTAGACTGGAGATATTTTTGTAGATTGAAACTGCACAAATAAGGTATTTATGGTATAGTTACCCAAGTATAACAGTTACAGTActaaatctcgtcctgagatcaaTCAGCAAAAGTTCCTAATTGCTGATTTATTAGACGGACTGCTATTTCATAGAACTGAAAAGAATATGTGTCCATTGTTCTCTCAAAGCTTCTCTTTGGCCAAGATCAATTGATATGTCTAAAGTTCCAAGTGAAATATGAAATAAATGCACATGAACAAATCTAGGGGTGCAGTATTCTTATGGTATTTTTAGCTGGGGGTGTTTTTTTTCATGGCTAGGTATCACCTGAAATTTGTGCACTTAAAATCCAGAATCTGCTCATTGTATTTAGAACATGGTCTATTTGAACATTGATTTAGATAGAGGCATGAAGCGCACCATGTAACCATTATTGTCCGTGCTAATtaggagaacaagaagaagagataTCTAATATACTACGTATTAGTATTAAAATCTTGCCTGGTGTTTTAGAGGATGGCGAAGGAGGTGCAGGGAGCTGACGGCATATCCGCGGTGAGTGGTGATGGAGGAACAGCCGCACACTTGATGGCTTGGTGCAGGGCGGTGAGGGCGCCGACCAGGAAGGCGATGCCATTGCCGGGCGTCGAGGTCGTAGTCCCGGAAGCCGACGATGCTTCCGTGCGGCGAGGGGATAAGCCTGGGGATCTGTTGCTTATTTTATGGGATATATGTTATGTTTTTCTTTGCATGGCCTGCGTGGTGCGTGATTGTAGGGGTTTTGGTCGAGCCCGCGTGGAGTCTATGATGCGGTGGGGCGGTGGAGCATGGTCAGTCAACCTTAATTGTTGGGTGCACACCAGAGACACATGAGATAAAGGCTATCCGTTGGATTGAGATTAGTGGGTCTAATCATGGGGTTGTAATGGGTCTGTGTATGTTTTGTGGGGTGCGTTTAGTGAAGTTCTTGttggattgtttaatagtagtgtagATGCAGTCTCTTCActcagggcctctttgattcgtaggattttgaaaacgtaggaataggaaAAGTGTAGGGTTGAAGTGGCATACCCATTTGAATCCTATAGAATTAGTAATGATTGTTTGATGCCacgggaaaaacaaaggaattgtaaaaagaggttggagtggatgttaaaTTTCCTATGAAATGCAGTACAAAAGAtttcataggaaaaattcctatgggatcCAATCATATGAATCAAAGGATCAATATAGGAAAAAATCTTAAGGATTTCAATCCTCGAGAAATCCTATAAAATTTCTTTGAATCAAAGAAGTCCTCAATATGCAGCCATTCCAACTCAGCACTCATGCCACATCAGTAATGTTTTTTTTTTAGAATCAGCAACGTTTCTCAAATGTACACGCACGTACAGTTCATCCAACTGTGCAGCCCAACAGCCGAACTCCGTAGAAAAACGGGCGTGCCTCTCGATCTCCCACGGACCTGGGAGCCCTGCTGGATGCGTGCATAATTCCACTTATTGCTCCTAGAAACCGCTTCTCATTTTACTGTTCTGACATGGGCTTCTGGAGCCAGCTATAGAACTCACGTACGAAGACTTGGCTGACCGGCTCTTCGGCTGCAGTGTTGCGGCCGTCAATCTCCCCAACTAATAAGTCTCCGAAGTAAGTCTCCGAAAAAAAATCTCTTCTTCTTCTACAGCCAAGAGTCCTCCcgtttctttttgtcttctccaccaaatAACTGCAAGAGTAATGGATGGAGTTGATCTCTCCTATAAGACTAGacacaatggatagtaacatagaGTGGTAATATTGGCATGTTACTactttatgttactacctctatagtgagaAGTAACATGTGTGTGATAACATGTAACACTTTATTTATTACGCTATAAACTCATATtaccttgatatgtgtgatgttactcatattaGTAGTAATTAGCTATGTTACTgtatgcctctctttcttcatttattgcttgtcacgtcatctattttatctagatatatgTGACGTTACTATCACTAATAGGGAAAACCTTACACACAGAACTTTAGCTGTAGCGCGTGtttaaaaaagcacgctggtgctaagtagcagtagcgcgttgatgtaaacggcgctacagatacaattgtagtagtagcgcgcctAAAGATAAAANNNNNNNNNNNNNNNNNNNNNNNNNNNNNNNNNNNNNNNNNNNNNNNNNNNNNNNNNNNNNNNNNNNNNNNNNNNNNNNNNNNNNNNNNNNNNNNNNNNNNNNNNNNNNNNNNNNNNNNNNNNNNNNNNNNNNNNNNNNNNNNNNNNNNNNNNNNNNNNNNNNNNNNNNNNNNNNNNNNNNNNNNNNNNNNNNNNNNNNNNNNNNNNNNNNNNNNNNNNNNNNNNNNNNNNNNNNNNNNNNNNNNNNNNNNNNNNNNNNNNNNNNNNNNNNNNNNNNNNNNNNNNNNNNNNNNNNNNNNNNNNNNNNNNNNNNNNNNNNNNNNNNNNNNNNNNNNNNNNNNNNNNNNNNNNNNNNNNNNNNNNNNNNNNNNNNNNNNNNNNNNNNNNNNNNNNNNNNNNNN is a genomic window of Triticum aestivum cultivar Chinese Spring unplaced genomic scaffold, IWGSC CS RefSeq v2.1 scaffold44914, whole genome shotgun sequence containing:
- the LOC123172309 gene encoding uncharacterized protein, which gives rise to MEAYQKVQEFDLSSGADWKTTANVLFTVPPSTRSSDKSACKALDDISIFINCSRVWSVGEDITMIFFQRMAKEVQGADGISAVSGDGGTAAHLMAWCRAVRAPTRKAMPLPGVEVVVPEADDASVRRGDKPGDLLLILWDICYVFLCMACVVRDCRGFGRARVESMMRWGGGAWSVNLNCWVHTRDT